A window of the Microbulbifer aggregans genome harbors these coding sequences:
- a CDS encoding patatin-like phospholipase family protein, translated as MALICSACSYMAPQVEPLAKWNPEHNAEVRRMLMGDRSQDIAILLAFSGGGTRAAALSYGVMKELQSTAVHTARGERTMLAEVDMISSVSGGSFTAAYYGVYGQGIFKDFEERFLRTDIQGALLSQTLSPSNWRRLASPRFGRADLAAEYYDQILFGGAPLSAMEWPGAPWIVINSTDLTTGMRVPFVQEMFDLLCIDIGEYPVSRAVAASSGVPIVFSPIAAENHAGTCDFRPPEWIDMALAQDQLTSQKIVARNLKGYLDRERRPWLHLVDGGISDNLGLRSYYRTLTVTADPANPRYLLPHLNAQHVLVVLVNANAHPHHEWARTQDSPPLLEVAGSVTGSQITHASDDTILLTRKTFESWVEKNNSTERPVSFHFVEVSFDRIEDKSDREFLNNISTSFRLTDEEVDRLIAAGQEVLSQSSVYQDFVRLIQGAD; from the coding sequence TTGGCGCTCATATGCTCTGCCTGTTCATATATGGCGCCGCAGGTGGAACCGCTCGCCAAATGGAACCCTGAGCATAACGCCGAGGTGCGGCGGATGCTGATGGGGGATCGCTCACAAGATATTGCGATCCTGCTGGCATTCTCCGGCGGGGGGACCCGGGCTGCGGCGCTCTCATACGGCGTAATGAAGGAGCTGCAGAGCACGGCGGTACACACGGCCCGTGGCGAGCGCACGATGCTGGCGGAAGTGGACATGATTTCCTCGGTGTCCGGCGGCAGCTTCACCGCCGCGTATTACGGCGTCTATGGACAGGGGATTTTTAAAGATTTCGAGGAGCGCTTTCTTCGCACAGATATTCAGGGGGCTTTGCTCAGCCAGACGTTGAGTCCGTCAAACTGGCGCCGGCTCGCCAGCCCCAGGTTCGGGCGAGCAGATCTGGCAGCGGAATACTATGACCAGATCCTGTTCGGTGGAGCACCCCTGTCTGCCATGGAGTGGCCGGGTGCGCCCTGGATCGTGATCAACAGTACCGACCTGACCACGGGCATGCGAGTGCCCTTCGTGCAGGAGATGTTCGATCTTTTATGTATCGATATTGGCGAGTATCCGGTCTCGAGAGCCGTCGCAGCGTCCTCGGGAGTGCCCATCGTTTTCTCGCCGATTGCGGCGGAGAATCATGCCGGCACTTGTGATTTTCGCCCGCCGGAATGGATCGATATGGCACTGGCGCAGGATCAGCTGACTTCGCAAAAAATTGTCGCGCGCAACCTGAAAGGCTACCTGGATCGCGAGCGCCGTCCCTGGCTGCATCTGGTGGATGGGGGCATCTCAGACAATCTGGGGTTACGCAGTTATTACCGCACTTTAACGGTGACGGCGGACCCTGCTAACCCCAGGTATCTGTTACCGCACCTGAATGCACAGCACGTGCTGGTGGTGTTGGTCAATGCCAATGCCCACCCTCATCATGAGTGGGCAAGGACTCAGGATTCGCCTCCGCTGCTTGAGGTGGCTGGTAGTGTCACTGGCAGCCAGATTACCCACGCGAGTGACGATACTATCCTCCTCACTCGCAAGACGTTTGAGAGCTGGGTAGAGAAAAATAACTCCACCGAGCGCCCGGTAAGCTTTCACTTTGTCGAGGTAAGCTTTGACCGGATCGAGGACAAGAGTGATCGGGAGTTCCTGAACAATATCAGTACCTCGTTTCGTTTGACCGATGAAGAGGTGGATCGCCTGATTGCTGCCGGACAGGAAGTTCTGTCCCAGTCCAGCGTTTACCAGGATTTCGTACGGTTGATTCAGGGGGCAGATTGA
- a CDS encoding ABC transporter ATP-binding protein, with translation MTAALSISNLQKTYDNGFQALKGISFDVQPGDFFALLGPNGAGKSTTIGIICSLVRKTGGSVSIFGVDIDKDFAAAKQMLGVVPQEFNFSQFEKVYDIVCTQGGFYGMPRKLAEERTEKYLKQLGLWDKRSTQARMLSGGMKRRLMIARALIHEPKLLILDEPTAGVDIELRRSMWTFLEEINRQGTTIILTTHYLEEAESLCRNIAIIDKGEIVENTSIKSLLKTLNKEVFILDVRDPLSDCPDLGDFEGRLRDEHSLEVTIEKGQSLNTLFSRLEEQGVAVVSMRNRANRLEELFVSLLADAKKEGGE, from the coding sequence ATGACAGCAGCGCTCTCCATTAGCAATCTGCAGAAAACCTACGACAACGGTTTCCAGGCACTGAAAGGCATCAGCTTCGATGTCCAGCCCGGGGACTTCTTCGCTCTGTTAGGCCCGAACGGTGCCGGCAAGTCCACCACCATCGGCATCATCTGCTCGCTGGTCCGCAAGACAGGCGGAAGTGTGTCCATCTTCGGGGTGGATATCGACAAGGATTTCGCCGCTGCCAAGCAGATGCTGGGCGTGGTGCCGCAGGAGTTCAATTTCAGCCAGTTTGAGAAGGTCTACGACATCGTCTGTACCCAGGGGGGCTTTTACGGCATGCCCCGCAAACTGGCCGAGGAGCGCACCGAGAAGTATCTCAAGCAGCTGGGACTGTGGGACAAGCGCAGCACCCAGGCGCGTATGCTCTCCGGCGGCATGAAGCGTCGCCTGATGATCGCCCGTGCACTGATTCATGAGCCGAAGCTGCTGATCCTCGATGAGCCCACCGCCGGGGTGGATATCGAGCTGCGTCGCTCCATGTGGACCTTCCTGGAGGAGATCAACCGCCAGGGCACCACCATTATCCTGACTACCCATTACCTGGAGGAGGCTGAAAGCCTGTGCCGCAATATCGCCATCATCGACAAGGGCGAAATTGTTGAGAATACCTCCATCAAGTCACTGCTGAAGACCCTGAACAAGGAGGTGTTTATTCTCGATGTGCGCGATCCCTTGAGCGATTGCCCGGATCTGGGCGACTTTGAAGGCCGCCTGCGGGATGAGCACAGTCTGGAGGTCACCATCGAGAAAGGACAGTCGCTGAACACCCTGTTCAGTAGGCTCGAAGAGCAGGGGGTTGCGGTGGTCAGCATGCGTAACCGCGCCAACCGGCTGGAGGAGCTCTTTGTCTCGCTGTTGGCTGATGCCAAGAAAGAGGGGGGCGAGTGA
- a CDS encoding ABC transporter permease produces the protein MSLDILWTAFTTIFRREVRRFTRIWPQTLVPPVITMSLYFVIFGSLIGRRIGEMGGFSYMEFVVPGLIMMAVITNSYSNVASSFYSAKFQRNVEELLVAPIPNWVIMAGYVLGGVARGLIVGFVVTIIALLFTSLEVQHLGLTIAIVFMAAVLFSLAGFINAIFANSFDDISIIPTFVLTPLTYLGGVFYSIELLSPFWQGLSKLNPVLYMVNAFRYGVLGVSDINVGWAFAGVIVFIALLFSWGLHLMSRGKRLRH, from the coding sequence ATGAGCCTGGATATTCTCTGGACCGCATTTACTACTATCTTCCGCCGCGAGGTGCGTCGGTTCACCCGGATCTGGCCGCAGACGCTGGTGCCGCCGGTGATCACCATGTCCCTGTATTTTGTGATCTTCGGCTCCCTGATTGGCCGCCGCATCGGCGAGATGGGGGGCTTTTCCTATATGGAGTTTGTGGTACCGGGCCTGATCATGATGGCGGTGATCACCAATTCCTATTCGAATGTGGCGTCCTCTTTTTACAGTGCCAAGTTCCAACGGAATGTCGAGGAATTGCTGGTCGCGCCGATCCCCAACTGGGTCATCATGGCAGGCTATGTGCTCGGCGGCGTTGCCCGGGGCCTGATTGTGGGCTTCGTCGTGACGATTATCGCTCTGCTGTTTACTTCGCTGGAAGTGCAGCATCTGGGCCTGACTATCGCCATCGTGTTTATGGCGGCAGTGCTGTTTTCCCTGGCGGGTTTTATCAACGCGATCTTCGCCAATAGCTTCGATGATATTTCCATCATCCCGACCTTTGTGCTGACGCCGCTCACTTATCTCGGCGGAGTGTTTTACTCCATCGAACTGTTATCACCATTCTGGCAGGGGCTCTCCAAGCTCAATCCGGTGCTCTACATGGTGAATGCCTTCCGCTACGGCGTGCTCGGTGTCTCCGACATCAACGTGGGCTGGGCATTCGCCGGTGTCATTGTATTTATTGCACTGCTGTTTAGCTGGGGCCTGCACCTGATGAGCCGCGGCAAGCGGCTGCGCCACTGA
- the queF gene encoding NADPH-dependent 7-cyano-7-deazaguanine reductase QueF (Catalyzes the NADPH-dependent reduction of 7-cyano-7-deazaguanine (preQ0) to 7-aminomethyl-7-deazaguanine (preQ1) in queuosine biosynthesis): MDREDWKGLPLGQETQYESRYNPGLLHPIERAISRAHLGLSGGELPFSGLDEWWGFELSWLNPRGVPQVAVGRFSFPHDSVAMIESKSFKLYLNSFNQSEFASWEEVRDTLKRDLSTASGGEVTVELLGVEDAALSVVKPEGFCLDQLDIETRRYQPDAALLRLDAGRGAVSEVLYSHLLRSNCPVTGQPDWATVCIDYRGPALDREALLAYIISFREHQDFHEHCVERIFCDLQQLSGFDELTVCARYTRRGGLDINPLRSTLAGKGLPPRFARQ, from the coding sequence ATGGATCGCGAAGACTGGAAGGGCCTGCCCCTGGGGCAGGAGACGCAGTATGAATCCCGCTATAACCCGGGCCTGTTGCATCCCATAGAGCGGGCCATTTCCCGGGCCCACCTGGGGCTCTCGGGCGGCGAGCTGCCGTTTTCTGGATTGGATGAATGGTGGGGCTTCGAGCTCTCCTGGCTGAATCCCAGGGGGGTGCCACAGGTTGCCGTGGGCAGGTTCAGCTTCCCCCATGACTCAGTGGCGATGATCGAATCCAAGTCCTTCAAGCTGTACCTGAATTCATTCAACCAGAGCGAATTCGCCAGCTGGGAGGAGGTGCGCGATACCCTCAAGAGAGATCTGAGTACTGCCTCCGGCGGAGAGGTGACGGTTGAGCTCTTGGGGGTGGAAGACGCCGCGCTGTCAGTGGTCAAGCCTGAGGGGTTTTGCCTTGACCAGCTGGATATCGAGACGCGTCGCTACCAGCCGGACGCGGCACTGCTCAGGCTCGATGCTGGACGCGGCGCCGTGAGCGAAGTCCTTTACAGCCATCTGCTGCGCAGCAACTGCCCGGTTACCGGCCAGCCGGACTGGGCTACCGTATGCATCGATTATCGCGGCCCGGCCCTGGATCGGGAGGCGCTGCTGGCCTATATCATTTCCTTCCGTGAGCACCAGGATTTCCACGAGCACTGTGTCGAGCGGATCTTCTGTGACCTGCAACAGCTGTCCGGGTTTGATGAGCTCACCGTCTGCGCCCGCTAT